A single region of the Pygocentrus nattereri isolate fPygNat1 chromosome 27, fPygNat1.pri, whole genome shotgun sequence genome encodes:
- the abitram gene encoding protein Abitram, producing the protein MEEAEKKAPSVTDRYYTRWYKTDMKGKPCEDHCILQHSNRICVITLAESHPILQNGRKIKSINYRISDGCSRLNNKVSGKSKRGGQFLTEFAPLCRITCTDNIEYTIFSCIRGRLLEVNEDILKQPDLLLEKPSTEGYIAVILPKLEESKSITNGLLTRQQYEEVVSKRTAQQPKPCRDQP; encoded by the exons ATGgaagaagcagagaaaaaagCTCCGTCTGTTACTGACCGATATTATACACGATGGTATAAAACAG ATATGAAAGGAAAACCATGTGAAGACCACTGCATTCTTCAGCATTCAAACAG AATCTGTGTTATCACCCTTGCAGAGTCCCACCCCATCCTTCAGAATGGGAGGAAAATCAAGAGCATCAACTACCGGATCAGTGATGGATGCAGCCGTCTGAACAACAAAGTATCTGGGAAGTCAAAGAga GGTGGTCAGTTCCTCACAGAGTTTGCTCCACTCTGTAGAATAACATGTACAGATAATATAGAGTACACTATTTTTAG CTGTATCAGAGGACGTCTATTAGAAGTCAATGAGGATATCCTCAAGCAACCTGACCTGCTACTGGAAAAG CCCTCTACTGAAGGGTATATAGCAGTCATCCTACCCAAACTTGAGGAGAGCAAAAGCATCACCAATGGCCTTCTGACTAGACAGCAATATGAGGAAGTTGTCTCTAAGCGGACTGCTCAACAGCCAAAGCCTTGCCGAGATCAGCCTTAA